Proteins encoded together in one Ictidomys tridecemlineatus isolate mIctTri1 chromosome 3, mIctTri1.hap1, whole genome shotgun sequence window:
- the Olig1 gene encoding oligodendrocyte transcription factor 1: MYYAVSQARVNAAPATMLRPQRPGDVQLGASLYELVGYRQPPSSSSSTSSSSTTAPLLPKAAREKPEGPAEQLGNGQGSGAHAGGGARADAKEEQQQQLRRKINSRERKRMQDLNLAMDALREVILPYSAAHCQGAPGRKLSKIATLLLARNYILLLGSSLQELRRALGEGAGPAVPRLLLAGLPLLAAAPGSVLLAPGAVGPPDALRPAKYLSLALDEPPCGQFALPGGGAGGPGLCTCAVCKFQHLVPAGLGLAAVQAQFSK; this comes from the coding sequence ATGTACTATGCGGTCTCCCAGGCGCGCGTGAACGCGGCCCCCGCGACCATGCTTCGGCCCCAGCGGCCTGGGGACGTGCAGCTCGGGGCCTCTCTGTACGAGTTGGTGGGCTATCGGCAGCcgccttcctcttcctcctccacttcctcctcctccacgaCGGCACCCCTCCTCCCCAAGGCTGCGCGCGAGAAGCCAGAGGGGCCAGCCGAGCAGCTAGGCAACGGGCAGGGGTCCGGCGCGCACGCTGGCGGCGGTGCCCGGGCTGACGCCAaagaggagcagcagcagcagctgcggCGCAAGATCAACAGCCGCGAGCGGAAGCGAATGCAGGACCTGAACCTGGCCATGGACGCTCTGCGCGAGGTCATTCTGCCCTATTCTGCGGCGCACTGCCAGGGCGCGCCCGGCCGCAAGCTGTCCAAGATCGCTACGCTGCTGCTCGCCCGCAACTACATCCTGCTGCTGGGCAGCTCGCTGCAGGAGCTTCGCCGAGCGCTAGGCGAGGGCGCCGGGCCCGCCGTGCCGCGCCTGCTGCTGGCTGGCTTGCCCCTGCTAGCTGCCGCGCCGGGCTCAGTGCTGCTGGCACCCGGCGCCGTGGGGCCCCCCGACGCGCTGCGCCCCGCCAAGTACCTGTCGCTGGCCCTAGACGAGCCGCCGTGCGGACAATTCGCGCTTCCGGGCGGTGGCGCGGGTGGTCCCGGCCTCTGCACCTGCGCGGTTTGCAAGTTCCAGCACCTTGTCCCCGCCGGCCTGGGCTTGGCAGCGGTACAGGCTCAGTTCTCCAAGTGA